The stretch of DNA TGAGGCCGTCATCGCCGTCCGTACTGTCGGTATCGTCGTCGGCGTCTCCGGTCGCAGTGGTGTCGCTCGCCGCGTCAGCAGACTTCGTCTGACTCGCCGAGGCCGCGTCGTCCCCGGTCGTAACGGCGATACTCGAGTTCGACACGACCTCGCGGTCGGACCCGGAGCCGGCGTTGTCCCCGGTCTCACCGTTGGCCGTGGTCTCGGTCTCGGAAGCGATCTCCGCGTCCCCGCCGATCAGTTCGGACGCAGTGACGTCGTTCGTCTCGGTGGGCTCGTCACCGTCGGAGTCCTCGGTCTCCACCCAGAGGAACTCCTCGCCTTTCGTGCGGCCGGTCAACAGGAGGTCCGCGATCTCGTCGTCGTCGGCCAGCAGCTCGTCGGCAATCTCCGGCTCCGGTTCCGGCTCGTCCGCGCTCGCGATGATGTCAGCCGGACTCTCGTCGGCGAGAACGGCGTCGGCACCGCCGTCGTCGACCGCGTCGGCGCGGAGCTGTTCGAAGACGTCGGCGGCCGTCCTGTCCTCGACGCCCTCGGCCGTCTCCCCGTCGGTGGTCTCGTCCTCGTCCGGCGAAGTGGACCGACGTTCGTCCCCCGCGTCGTCGGTCTCGAACTCCCCGAACAGGTCGTCGACGCTCGAGCCGATGTCGAACGCGCCGTCCCCCCGATTGGTGTCTATTGTGCTATCTGTCATGTACTCGCTTCTGTGATACTGGATTATCACACGACTTTAATTTTTGGAATTTTCTCAGTCACGATAGATGAGAAAAGTGACGTATTAGTGTACTGGCCGTCGGCGGTGTTCGACGGTCACAGAATTTGACAACTGGACAGGAACGTAGCGCTTCGCCACACGATTTGGAGACTCAGGGTTCGAGACAGGAAGCGGCGTATTCGATCGGCCAACCCACCCACGAGCGACGGGATGACGGGACCCGCTCGAACGTTCGTGACCGAACGGACTGCGGACGTGTCATCGGCCCGCGTGCCTCGAGAACGACGCCGACGAGTTCGTCGAACCGGGGACGACGCTCGAGAATCAGTGTGGGGCCGCCGCGGGAGCCGTTCGGTCAGCGGGACTCGACTGGGGTCCGATCGACGAAGTCGACGATGCGCTCCGCGATCTCCTCGCCGGCGTCTTCCTGGAGGAAGTGTGCGGCCTCGTCGATCCAGACGTCCGGCTGGTCGCTCGCGGTCGGAACGAGTCCTCGCAACGGATCGCGGTTGTCGGCCGTGATCGGATCGTGCTTTGCGAACAGGACGAACGCCGGCTTCTCCCACTCGGCGAGTCGGTCCCGTGCGTTCGCGAACCGCTCGGCACCGGGGTCGTCGGGCGACTGCGGCACGAGCCCCGGGAAGGTTCGGGCACCCGCCACGTATCGCTCGTCGGGGAACGGCGCGCGGTAGGCATCGACCACCGGCTCGGGGAGGTCGCGGTAACAGCCGTTCGCGACTAGCGTCCCGATATCGAGATCCTCGGCGGTGGCGACCATCTCCGCGAACGCGTGCCAGGTCTCGCTCATCTCCTGGGTTCCGTCGGGCAGTCCGGTATTCATCGGGACGAGCCGATCGAACCGCTCCGGCTGGTCGGCCGCCAGCGAGAGCCCGAGCAGCCCGCCCCAGTCCTGACAGACGAGGGTGATATTCGACAGCTCGAGTTCCGCGACGAACGTCCGGAGGGCGTCGTAGTGCATCTCGACGGTGTACTCGTCTGGATCCTCGTATCTGTCGGAGCGGCCGAAGCCGATCAGGTCGGGGACGACCACGCGGCCCCGCTCGGCGAGGACGGGCATCATCTTCCGGTAGAGGAAGGACCACGTCGGTTCGCCGTGCAGGCAGAGGAACGTCTCCTCGCCGGATTCGGTGGCCGCGTCGCCGCCGGTCTCGACGTACGCCATGCGTAGCTCGCCGACGTCGACGTACTGCGGCTCGTAGTCGAAGTCCGGCACGTCCTCGAACCGCTCCTCGGAGAGACGGATGACCATATGGCATGATACCGCACACCACTATTCAAACGTTGGGAAACCGACGCGAATCGCCCGTTCGTCGAAACCGACGATCACCGACGAGCGCACGCTGCTGGGCTCGAGGGCGGCTTTCAGCAGCCGTCTCCTCGGCGACGGGCCCCGAGCACCGTTCGGACGACGTGACCATCCAAAAACGTTATAAATACGTCAACCGACGCTAGGATTGTGGTTTACGAGACTGGAAACGAGACGGTCGACGACGCACTCGAGCGGGTGCTGGCCGGCGAGCGCCTCGATCGGACGGACGGGCTGGCGCTGATGGCCCAGCCGGTCGAGGCGCTCGCGGAGGCTGGCGCGGCCGTCCGCGATCACTTCGGTGACGGGACGGTCGACGCCTGTTCGATCGTCAACGCGAAGGCGGGCAACTGCGCCGAGGACTGTGGCTTCTGTGCGCAGTCGGTCCACTTCGACACCGGCATCGACACCTACGGCTTCCTCGGGCCCGAGAAGATCCTCGAGGCCGCGAAGCGCGCCGAGCGCGACGGTGCCCAGCGCTTCGGCATCGTCGTCGCCGAGAAGGGCGTCTCGAAGGAACACCGCCCCGACGAGTGGGCGGAGGTCCTCGAGTCCATTCGCCTCGTCCGCGACGAGTGTGATCTCGAGGTCGACGCCTCGCTGGGCATTCTGACCGAGGAGGAGGCCGCGATCCTCGCCGCGGAGGGAATCAATCACTACAATCACAACATCGAGACCTCGCCGCGGTACTTCCCCGAGATCGTGGGCTCACACAGCTTCGAGGACCGGGTGGCGACGCTCGAGGTCGCCAAGGAGGCCGGGATGGACCTGTGTGCGGGCGTCATCCTCGGGATGGGCGAGACGCCGACCGACCGCGTCGAGGCCGCGATCGCCCTGCAGGATATCGGCGTCTCCTCCCTGCCGGTAAACGTCCTCAATCCGGTCGCGGGGACGCCGCTGGCCGACCAGGGCGTCGACATCACGACCGCGGAGATCGTCAAGACGGTCGCGGTGTACAAACTGCTCCATCCCGACGCGCGGGTCCGCCTGACCGGCGGTCGCGAGGTCAACCTGGCACCCGACGAGCAGCACCTGCCGCTCGAGGCCGGTGCGGACGGCATTCTCACCGGCGATTACCTGACGACCGAGGGCCAGTCGCCCGGCGACGACCTCGAGATCATCGAGCGCGCGGGCCTCGAGCCCAACCGAGACACCAACGAGTTCGACCCCGAGGAAGTCAAGGCCAGACACGACAGCGCTGCGGAATCGTCGACCGAGACGGCGAGTACGGGCGCGGAACCGAGCGACGACTGACGAAGACACGATAGCAACACATCGATAAATATGAACGAAATGACGTTTGCGGTACTCGGAACCGGCGGTATCGGCCGACGAGCACTCGAAGTGAGCCAGCACAAGGACGCACTGACACCCGTCGCGGCGTGTGACCGCCACGGCGTCGCCGTCGACTTCGACGGCCTCGACGTGGACGAACTGCTCGCAGCGACGGAGGGCAACATCGACAACGAGGTCGCGACCGATGGAGGGACGGGTGCGACTGCAGCCGAAAGCGGCGTCAAACAACACGGCGAACGGAAGGGCGTCGTCGCCTCGAGTCAGGCACGCCCCAGCGAGGACCCCATTCAGGAGATCATCGACCGCGGTGATGGGATCGACGCGGTCCTGCTCGCCCTGCCGAACTACGAACACGACTTCATTCCCCGGACCGCCGACCGGTTCGCCGAGGGCGGCTACGAAGGGGTCATGATCGACGTACTCAAGCGCTCGCGCGTGATCGACATGCTCGACGACCGCAGCGACCAATTCGAGGAGGCCGGGATCACCTTCATCTGCGGGGCGGGCGCGACGCCCGGACTGTTGACCGGCGCGGCCGCGCTCGCCGCTCAATCGTTCGTCGAGGTCACGGCCGTCGACATCTGGTGGGGCGTCGGCCTCAAATCCGGCTACGAGGACAACCGCGGGACCGTCCGCGAGGACATCGCGCACCTCCCCGAGTACGACATCGAGACCGCGCGCGACCTCTCCGAGGCGGAGATCGAAGCGATACTCGACGACCACGACGGCGTCATCGAGTTCGAGGACATGGAACACGCCGACGACGTCCTGCTCGAGCGCGCCGGCATCTGCGACGCCGAGGACGTCGAGGTCGGCGGGGTCCTCGACGTTCGCAACGACGAGAAGCCGACGACGACCACGGTGCGCGTGACCGGCCGAACCTTCGACGGAGAGACGGCCACGAACACGTTCCAGCTCGGCGACGAGACGAGCATGGAGGCCAACGTCAACGGCCCCGCACTGGGGTACCTGAAAGCCGGCGTGCGACGGAACCGCGCCGGCGAGTACGGCGTCTTCGGCCCCGCCGAACTGATGCCCGGATTCTGAGACGACACCGAGATGGCCGACTTTCGATACCGTATGACCCATAGCATCCACGACCCTCCCGCACATCATCCCGCCAGCGTCGGCGAATCGCGTCGACTCGCTCGAGCGATCCGAACCGTGAGAGTCAAACCGTGGCGTTGAGTTCTGCTAGCCGAATGGCCGACCGCGGGTTCGACCTCGAGGACCGACTCGAGGCTCTCGAAGAGGACGATCTGAAACGCGCGCTATCGCCCGTCGATCGAGTCGCCGAACGCGGCTACTTCGCCGAACCCTCGGGCGGCGAACTACCCGTACTCGACTCGGAAGAGGCGCTGGTCTTCGCCTCGAACAACTATCTCGGGCTGACCGACGACCAGCGGGTCCAGGACGCGGCCCGTCAGACCGCCGCGACCGTCGGCACGGGTGCCGGCGCGAGCCGGCTGGTCACCGGCGACACGATGGTTCACCGGGACCTGGAGCGGCTGCTCGCCGAGGTCAAGGGAACCGATCGCGCGCTGGCCTTTTCGTCCGGATACGCCGCGAACGTCGGGACGATTACGGCGCTCGAGCCGGACGTGGTTTTCTCCGACGAGCTGAATCACGCGAGCATCGTCGACGGCTGCCGACTCGCGGGCACCGAGACCGTCGTCTACGACCACTGTGACGCCGCCAACCTGCGATCGAAGCTCGAGGAGCGCGCGGAACGGGTCCGCGGAGACGACGGCGACCCGGACGCGGAGTCCTGGCTGATCGTCACCGACTCGGTGTTCAGCATGGACGGGACCGTCGCCCCGCTGGCGGAGATCTGCGACGCCGCCGACGCGTTCGGCGCGTGGGTGATGGTCGACGAGGCCCACGCCACGGGGCTGTACGCGAACGGCGGCGGCGTCGTGCAGGCCGAGGGGCTCGAGGACAGGGTCCAGATTCAGCTGGGAACGCTCTCGAAGGCGCTCGCCAGTCAGGGCGGCTACGTCGCCGGGAGCGCGGAGCTGATCGAGTGTCTGTGCAACG from Natrinema salaciae encodes:
- a CDS encoding haloalkane dehalogenase, with the protein product MVIRLSEERFEDVPDFDYEPQYVDVGELRMAYVETGGDAATESGEETFLCLHGEPTWSFLYRKMMPVLAERGRVVVPDLIGFGRSDRYEDPDEYTVEMHYDALRTFVAELELSNITLVCQDWGGLLGLSLAADQPERFDRLVPMNTGLPDGTQEMSETWHAFAEMVATAEDLDIGTLVANGCYRDLPEPVVDAYRAPFPDERYVAGARTFPGLVPQSPDDPGAERFANARDRLAEWEKPAFVLFAKHDPITADNRDPLRGLVPTASDQPDVWIDEAAHFLQEDAGEEIAERIVDFVDRTPVESR
- the bioB gene encoding biotin synthase BioB; protein product: MVYETGNETVDDALERVLAGERLDRTDGLALMAQPVEALAEAGAAVRDHFGDGTVDACSIVNAKAGNCAEDCGFCAQSVHFDTGIDTYGFLGPEKILEAAKRAERDGAQRFGIVVAEKGVSKEHRPDEWAEVLESIRLVRDECDLEVDASLGILTEEEAAILAAEGINHYNHNIETSPRYFPEIVGSHSFEDRVATLEVAKEAGMDLCAGVILGMGETPTDRVEAAIALQDIGVSSLPVNVLNPVAGTPLADQGVDITTAEIVKTVAVYKLLHPDARVRLTGGREVNLAPDEQHLPLEAGADGILTGDYLTTEGQSPGDDLEIIERAGLEPNRDTNEFDPEEVKARHDSAAESSTETASTGAEPSDD
- a CDS encoding transcriptional regulator, with amino-acid sequence MNEMTFAVLGTGGIGRRALEVSQHKDALTPVAACDRHGVAVDFDGLDVDELLAATEGNIDNEVATDGGTGATAAESGVKQHGERKGVVASSQARPSEDPIQEIIDRGDGIDAVLLALPNYEHDFIPRTADRFAEGGYEGVMIDVLKRSRVIDMLDDRSDQFEEAGITFICGAGATPGLLTGAAALAAQSFVEVTAVDIWWGVGLKSGYEDNRGTVREDIAHLPEYDIETARDLSEAEIEAILDDHDGVIEFEDMEHADDVLLERAGICDAEDVEVGGVLDVRNDEKPTTTTVRVTGRTFDGETATNTFQLGDETSMEANVNGPALGYLKAGVRRNRAGEYGVFGPAELMPGF
- a CDS encoding aminotransferase class I/II-fold pyridoxal phosphate-dependent enzyme: MADRGFDLEDRLEALEEDDLKRALSPVDRVAERGYFAEPSGGELPVLDSEEALVFASNNYLGLTDDQRVQDAARQTAATVGTGAGASRLVTGDTMVHRDLERLLAEVKGTDRALAFSSGYAANVGTITALEPDVVFSDELNHASIVDGCRLAGTETVVYDHCDAANLRSKLEERAERVRGDDGDPDAESWLIVTDSVFSMDGTVAPLAEICDAADAFGAWVMVDEAHATGLYANGGGVVQAEGLEDRVQIQLGTLSKALASQGGYVAGSAELIECLCNDARSFVFSTGLAPPAAAAASEALHVARHGGARERLWENVAHLRDGLESMGFDVWGDSQILPVVVGDRTDAIALADGIRERGVVVPAIRPPSVPAGTSRLRVVPMATHDRDDIIACLEAFRAAGEEVGLL